A section of the Oryza sativa Japonica Group chromosome 1, ASM3414082v1 genome encodes:
- the LOC4325989 gene encoding Bowman-Birk type trypsin inhibitor, giving the protein MKSGSLLTLTLGALLLAGIPISSAAVTPNSNIRLPTDGGDEWPSPPWDCCDKLKQSPLRIWPPKYKCLDEVDHCAAACEDCKRADGGGYVCRDWYWGVNPGPKCTGGGGEEAVRSRPWKCCDDAVCTRSMPPTCSCQDKVKSCSGGCGKCVQVESQPPRFRCLDRYHGFPGPKCHNQPA; this is encoded by the coding sequence ATGAAGAGCGGCAGCCTGCTGACGCTCACCCTGGgagccctcctcctcgccggcatccccatctcctccgccgCTGTCACCCCCAACAGCAACATCCGCCTccccaccgacggcggcgacgaatgGCCGTCACCGCCGTGGGACTGCTGCGACAAGCTGAAGCAGTCGCCGCTCAGGATCTGGCCGCCCAAGTACAAGTGCCTGGACGAGGTCGaccactgcgccgccgcctgcgaggACTGCAAGcgtgccgacggcggcggctacgtCTGCCGGGACTGGTACTGGGGCGTCAACCCCGGGCCCAagtgcaccggcggcggcggcgaggaggcggtgagGTCGAGGCCGTGGAAATGCTGCGACGACGCCGTGTGCACAAGGTCGATGCCGCCGACGTGCAGCTGCCAGGACAAGGTGAAGTCGTGCTCCGGCGGCTGCGGCAAGTGCGTGCAGGTGGAGTCGCAGCCGCCGCGCTTCCGCTGCCTCGATCGCTACCACGGCTTCCCGGGGCCCAAGTGTCACAACCAGCCAGCTTAA